The following proteins come from a genomic window of Methanocella conradii HZ254:
- the thiM gene encoding hydroxyethylthiazole kinase produces the protein MDNKTLAELLVEVRAKRPLIHHITNYVTVNDCANATICIGASPVMAHARDEVAEMVSMAGALVLNIGTLDDAQVDSMLIAGAKANGLGLPIILDPVGAGATRLRTATAYRLINDLDIAVVKGNAAEIAVLAGAEGNIKGVESYGISRDPLEVAKALAKKMGLVVAISGATDIVTDGRRALLIDNGHPLMGKVSGTGCMAASIIGSFCAVSRDYVTASAAGFAAFGLAGEKAASHCRGPASFKAALMDEIYGLTPESLIKEARVREA, from the coding sequence ATGGATAATAAGACGCTGGCCGAGCTATTAGTAGAGGTTAGGGCGAAAAGGCCGCTAATACACCATATTACAAACTATGTAACCGTGAATGATTGCGCGAACGCGACCATCTGTATAGGCGCATCGCCGGTGATGGCTCATGCGAGGGATGAGGTTGCCGAGATGGTCTCCATGGCAGGCGCCCTCGTGCTCAACATAGGTACGCTGGATGACGCACAGGTCGACTCGATGCTCATAGCGGGCGCAAAGGCGAACGGCCTAGGCTTGCCCATCATACTTGACCCCGTCGGCGCAGGAGCCACAAGGCTAAGGACTGCGACCGCATATCGCCTCATAAATGACCTGGATATAGCGGTGGTCAAGGGCAACGCTGCCGAGATAGCCGTGCTAGCGGGCGCTGAAGGGAACATAAAAGGCGTTGAATCTTATGGGATATCGAGGGACCCGCTCGAGGTGGCTAAAGCGCTGGCCAAAAAAATGGGCCTGGTCGTCGCCATAAGCGGGGCCACTGATATAGTCACAGACGGAAGGCGTGCCCTGCTCATAGATAATGGCCACCCTCTCATGGGAAAGGTTTCGGGCACTGGTTGTATGGCAGCGTCCATAATTGGGTCATTCTGCGCCGTATCAAGGGACTATGTGACGGCATCCGCCGCAGGTTTTGCGGCTTTTGGCCTGGCTGGTGAAAAGGCCGCTAGCCATTGCCGCGGGCCAGCATCGTTCAAGGCTGCGCTGATGGACGAGATATATGGCTTAACGCCTGAAAGCCTGATAAAAGAAGCGAGAGTCAGGGAAGCATGA
- the artA gene encoding archaeosortase A codes for MEILDIMLWASLAMFVAGVLLPKKYGYRLAAAGWVVFGLRWGLSTPEYYLAEHNLMYTVACALAIPVTLYLAYVMVKDERESLMVLTKSAAISGIFYFPFSYFPWLGGWLIGVTTDITLAAVNSLGQHATAYGDIIMLNGLPVQIILACTAIQSMALFVGVVGCIKAPLDRKVKAFIVSVPVIYVLNVIRNTFVISAYGNQWFQIAPQAIVEWTGEEASYASFFWAHNVLAEAGSLIALVVISYAVITFLPETLDYIRDILSLFKPENVKKNLRGERVDEAKPLQLKS; via the coding sequence ATGGAAATCCTCGACATCATGCTCTGGGCTTCATTGGCCATGTTTGTGGCAGGCGTTTTATTGCCAAAAAAATACGGCTATAGGCTTGCTGCAGCGGGCTGGGTCGTTTTCGGCCTGAGATGGGGGCTATCGACGCCCGAGTATTATCTGGCCGAGCATAACCTCATGTATACGGTGGCCTGTGCGCTTGCAATTCCCGTAACCTTATACCTCGCATACGTCATGGTGAAAGACGAGAGGGAGTCGCTGATGGTGTTAACGAAAAGCGCGGCTATCAGCGGCATCTTTTATTTCCCATTCTCATATTTCCCGTGGCTTGGCGGCTGGCTCATAGGGGTTACTACTGATATCACGCTTGCAGCGGTGAACTCGCTGGGGCAGCACGCCACTGCCTATGGGGACATAATCATGCTTAACGGCCTGCCTGTCCAGATCATCCTGGCGTGTACGGCCATCCAGAGCATGGCGCTGTTTGTCGGCGTGGTTGGCTGCATCAAAGCACCCCTTGACCGTAAGGTTAAGGCGTTCATAGTCTCCGTGCCCGTGATATACGTATTAAACGTCATAAGGAACACGTTTGTAATTTCCGCCTACGGTAACCAGTGGTTTCAGATAGCGCCCCAGGCTATCGTGGAGTGGACGGGCGAGGAGGCCAGCTATGCGAGCTTTTTCTGGGCGCATAACGTGTTAGCGGAGGCGGGCTCCCTCATTGCCCTCGTGGTAATATCGTATGCAGTCATCACTTTTTTGCCGGAAACCCTGGACTATATAAGGGATATTCTTAGCCTGTTTAAGCCCGAGAACGTTAAAAAGAACCTGCGTGGCGAAAGAGTTGATGAGGCTAAGCCGCTACAGCTTAAAAGCTAA
- the mptA gene encoding GTP cyclohydrolase MptA, translating into MTLLDVLPDVQATKSEVAINLSRVGVTNVKKLVKVARAGKRPIILISTFNMYVDLPSDRRGANLSRNFEVIDEVLEESVKSPVYEIEDLCGEIARRLLNRHEYATRSEVHMDSELIVKRKTPRTEVISQKVVKVFARAVAERNENIKVKKVIGAEVVGITACPCAQELMKARAEAELKSLGMEQKKIEQFLRKVPMATHNQRGRGTISIEVVGDYKVPLETIIDIIEKSMSTSSFELLKRIDEVEVVSNAHANPKFVEDCVRDMAKNVMNAFPQLPDDAVITLKQVNEESIHQHNAFAELKTTMARLREEIKAKA; encoded by the coding sequence ATGACCTTGTTAGACGTATTGCCTGACGTGCAGGCCACAAAGTCGGAGGTGGCCATCAACCTTTCGCGAGTGGGCGTCACCAACGTGAAGAAGCTCGTCAAGGTGGCCAGGGCCGGGAAGAGGCCGATAATCCTGATTTCGACGTTTAACATGTACGTCGACCTTCCATCTGACAGGAGGGGCGCGAACCTTTCCCGGAATTTTGAGGTGATAGACGAGGTGCTCGAGGAGAGCGTCAAGTCGCCGGTATACGAGATAGAAGACCTGTGCGGGGAGATCGCGCGGCGCCTGCTGAACCGGCATGAGTATGCCACGCGGTCAGAGGTTCACATGGACAGCGAGCTCATAGTCAAGCGTAAGACGCCCAGGACCGAGGTCATCTCCCAGAAGGTGGTCAAGGTATTTGCCAGGGCCGTGGCAGAGAGAAATGAAAACATTAAGGTTAAGAAGGTCATCGGTGCGGAGGTCGTCGGCATAACCGCGTGCCCGTGCGCACAGGAATTGATGAAGGCGCGGGCAGAGGCGGAGCTTAAGAGCCTGGGCATGGAGCAGAAAAAGATAGAGCAATTCCTACGGAAGGTGCCAATGGCCACCCACAACCAGCGCGGCCGCGGCACCATATCCATTGAAGTCGTAGGCGACTATAAGGTACCCCTCGAGACGATAATAGACATCATCGAAAAGTCCATGAGCACGTCAAGCTTCGAGCTTTTAAAGAGGATTGACGAGGTAGAGGTGGTGAGCAACGCCCACGCTAACCCGAAGTTCGTGGAGGACTGCGTCAGGGATATGGCGAAGAACGTGATGAACGCCTTCCCCCAGCTTCCCGACGATGCGGTCATCACTCTAAAGCAGGTCAACGAGGAGAGCATCCACCAGCATAACGCTTTCGCGGAGCTTAAGACCACCATGGCCCGCCTACGCGAGGAGATAAAGGCTAAGGCGTGA
- a CDS encoding DUF192 domain-containing protein produces the protein MKAGSIILLLLIMLALPFLCYLNLHTNDGTRVEFVNASGVVTTISVEVADTPEEQEKGLMYRTHMDDDEGMLFIFSEDATRHFWMKDTPIPLDMVFVNSDYRIVDINYNATPKSEDVYTSKAICRYVIEVNGGFCREHCIGVGDQAKIYRPFSF, from the coding sequence ATGAAAGCAGGCTCAATAATCTTACTATTACTCATCATGCTTGCCCTCCCATTCCTATGCTATCTCAATCTACACACAAATGATGGTACAAGGGTAGAGTTCGTAAATGCCAGCGGCGTGGTGACAACCATCTCGGTAGAGGTTGCCGATACGCCCGAGGAGCAAGAGAAAGGGCTGATGTACAGGACACATATGGACGATGACGAAGGCATGCTATTCATCTTTAGCGAAGATGCGACCCGTCATTTCTGGATGAAAGACACGCCGATACCGCTGGACATGGTCTTCGTCAATAGCGACTACAGGATAGTGGATATAAACTATAATGCCACGCCAAAAAGCGAGGATGTCTACACGTCAAAGGCGATTTGCAGATATGTTATAGAGGTTAACGGCGGGTTCTGCAGGGAGCACTGCATAGGTGTGGGCGACCAGGCTAAAATATATAGGCCGTTTAGCTTTTAA
- a CDS encoding pyruvoyl-dependent arginine decarboxylase codes for MRQGLIPKKVFFTSGAGTHKEMLESFEMALRDAGIEKYNLVNVSSILPPKCEIIDRAEGLKQLFPGEIVFTVMSRNSSNEPSRRIAAAIGCAIPEDLDSDFGYLSEHHSYGETEKCAGLYAEKLAENMYFTWKNERPARTMNIAKTAEVDDEGNWTTVLSAAVFIL; via the coding sequence ATGAGACAAGGGCTTATACCGAAAAAGGTGTTCTTTACCAGTGGCGCAGGAACGCATAAGGAGATGCTCGAATCGTTCGAGATGGCATTGAGGGACGCGGGTATAGAGAAGTATAACCTGGTGAACGTGAGTTCCATATTGCCGCCGAAGTGCGAGATTATTGATAGGGCTGAAGGGCTCAAACAGCTTTTCCCCGGCGAAATAGTCTTCACGGTCATGTCACGTAACTCATCTAACGAGCCGAGCAGGAGGATAGCGGCTGCAATAGGGTGTGCCATACCCGAGGACCTTGACTCCGACTTCGGCTACCTGTCCGAACACCACTCATATGGCGAGACCGAAAAGTGCGCTGGCCTGTATGCGGAAAAGCTCGCAGAGAACATGTATTTTACATGGAAGAACGAGAGGCCGGCGAGGACCATGAATATAGCTAAGACCGCTGAAGTCGATGATGAGGGGAACTGGACAACAGTTTTATCTGCTGCAGTGTTCATATTATAG
- a CDS encoding methylated-DNA--[protein]-cysteine S-methyltransferase: MVEVEEGKIRRVEMTPKKPASNPKGSSIIGSIKEYFATGKDDFIKYDVSLDGSTHFQRTVLEAIRKIPAGKTMSYGEVARMVGRPGAARAVGNVMAANPIPLVIPCHRVVASNGPGGYSGGLEVKRKLLKLEGVPKKQANKQPRHGLP, from the coding sequence GTGGTTGAGGTTGAAGAAGGGAAGATTAGAAGGGTTGAGATGACGCCGAAAAAGCCTGCCAGCAATCCTAAGGGGTCGAGCATTATAGGCTCCATTAAAGAATATTTTGCTACGGGTAAGGATGACTTTATAAAGTATGATGTAAGCCTTGATGGATCGACTCATTTTCAGCGTACCGTGCTAGAGGCCATCCGCAAGATTCCTGCCGGCAAGACCATGTCCTATGGAGAGGTAGCGAGAATGGTGGGCAGGCCTGGTGCAGCCAGGGCTGTGGGAAATGTGATGGCTGCCAACCCCATTCCACTGGTGATCCCGTGCCATCGGGTGGTAGCCTCAAATGGGCCGGGCGGCTATTCAGGAGGCCTCGAGGTAAAGCGTAAGCTCCTAAAGCTCGAAGGCGTCCCAAAAAAGCAGGCAAATAAGCAGCCCAGGCATGGCTTACCGTGA
- a CDS encoding non-histone chromosomal MC1 family protein: MAAREKKNFGLLNENGEEIGNFTGAQPRDAALKAASKGITSIILREKGTKRLHFFRGTRKQVPKPANSPAWLPEKIWKANVEKVGVKHLQYNELARNPKEIFKFPVKS, encoded by the coding sequence ATGGCAGCAAGAGAAAAGAAAAATTTTGGCTTACTAAATGAAAATGGGGAGGAGATAGGCAACTTCACGGGGGCACAGCCAAGGGACGCGGCGCTGAAGGCGGCCAGCAAGGGCATCACGAGCATCATCCTAAGGGAAAAGGGCACTAAAAGGCTGCACTTTTTCAGGGGAACGCGAAAGCAGGTTCCCAAGCCGGCAAATTCGCCCGCATGGCTTCCTGAAAAGATATGGAAGGCCAACGTAGAGAAGGTCGGTGTTAAGCACCTTCAGTACAACGAGCTTGCCAGAAATCCAAAGGAGATTTTCAAGTTCCCGGTAAAAAGCTGA
- a CDS encoding phosphoadenosine phosphosulfate reductase domain-containing protein: MAGRKPFEDALDHIFWCDSCNVPLVSEKCDACGSIGRQVILSPPGDARFCSPYERTIIKGLFESSYGYDPIGERLVLLNKVPGDDKADEVIVDGYTLGVAYYDLRDAEYKLDLRLHGAKLLIPMATKKMVKVRVPRDIHLSGKAIKGCMVLEASPDIKKEDVILVKVNETFGGFGIAKRDACDIKDPAMYTIKIRKIGGGSVRLNDKRGTIEDAVAANRKTIESMEKGAINVIKAIVSQGKNKGLPVTVSFSGGKDSLAVLNIAKKAVKKLEAFYVDTGMEFPETARFVEDAASTMEVPIVVERAGHAFDENFPLFGPPAKDFRWCCKVCKLGPITRLLSRYKRGVITIDGKRRYESFRRGGISASEKNPFVPGQISVYPIKDWRAIEVWLYIHMKNLPYNELYDKGFERIGCWLCPAALQAEYRRMRELHPDLYEEWEGLLYRWAEGAGLTPDYVRYGLWRWKSHPNKMLNIAREKRIPLKPHKEDGMALNIIRGVSPCTAGGYSIEGVLRLPRWAPIDGLLEMLETIGRPAYSDDLDVILVRSPRGTVKLFAGGQIYASSSNKEQAARLFEDAVRQVLRASLCTKCGICVKSCPGKAIRLDGHIHVDGQKCNHCGRCTEGCVVARYYSRLIEKPKNISPK; encoded by the coding sequence ATGGCCGGCAGGAAGCCCTTCGAGGACGCTTTAGACCATATCTTTTGGTGCGACTCTTGCAACGTGCCGCTGGTATCGGAAAAATGCGATGCCTGCGGCTCTATCGGCAGGCAGGTCATCCTATCACCTCCGGGCGACGCCAGGTTTTGCTCGCCATACGAGCGTACAATCATTAAAGGCTTGTTTGAGTCTAGCTATGGCTATGATCCAATAGGCGAACGCTTAGTCCTGCTAAATAAGGTCCCGGGGGACGATAAAGCCGACGAGGTCATCGTAGATGGGTACACCCTCGGCGTCGCTTATTATGACTTGAGGGATGCCGAATACAAGCTTGATTTAAGGCTTCATGGGGCTAAGCTACTCATACCCATGGCCACGAAAAAAATGGTCAAAGTGAGGGTGCCAAGGGATATACACTTAAGCGGAAAGGCTATCAAGGGCTGCATGGTCCTGGAGGCTTCTCCGGATATCAAAAAAGAAGATGTCATCCTCGTCAAGGTAAACGAGACCTTTGGCGGCTTTGGTATCGCTAAAAGAGATGCCTGTGACATAAAAGACCCTGCCATGTATACGATTAAGATACGGAAGATTGGCGGGGGATCTGTGAGGCTGAACGATAAGCGCGGCACCATAGAAGACGCCGTCGCCGCAAACCGGAAAACGATTGAGTCCATGGAGAAGGGCGCCATCAACGTTATAAAGGCCATAGTGAGCCAGGGCAAAAATAAGGGGTTGCCAGTCACCGTCTCGTTCAGCGGCGGCAAGGACAGCCTGGCAGTCCTTAACATTGCTAAGAAGGCCGTGAAAAAGCTCGAAGCATTCTATGTTGACACGGGCATGGAATTCCCGGAGACGGCGAGGTTTGTAGAAGATGCCGCCTCTACCATGGAAGTGCCAATAGTTGTGGAGAGGGCGGGCCATGCATTTGACGAGAATTTTCCCTTATTTGGCCCCCCTGCAAAGGATTTCAGGTGGTGCTGCAAGGTCTGTAAGCTAGGCCCAATAACAAGGCTATTATCGAGGTATAAGAGAGGAGTTATTACGATTGATGGCAAGCGCCGCTATGAGTCGTTCCGGCGGGGCGGCATAAGCGCCTCCGAGAAAAACCCGTTCGTGCCGGGCCAGATAAGCGTATACCCTATCAAGGATTGGCGGGCCATCGAGGTATGGCTGTACATCCACATGAAAAACCTGCCATATAATGAGCTTTATGATAAGGGTTTTGAGCGCATCGGCTGCTGGCTCTGCCCCGCCGCCCTTCAGGCTGAATACCGCAGGATGAGAGAGCTACACCCTGATCTCTATGAGGAGTGGGAGGGCCTGCTCTATCGCTGGGCGGAAGGGGCGGGATTGACGCCTGATTACGTGCGCTATGGCCTCTGGCGATGGAAGTCTCATCCCAATAAGATGCTCAACATTGCCCGTGAAAAGCGTATACCCCTTAAGCCTCACAAAGAGGATGGCATGGCGCTTAACATCATAAGGGGCGTTAGCCCGTGTACTGCAGGTGGCTATAGCATTGAGGGCGTGTTGAGGCTGCCTCGCTGGGCGCCCATCGATGGCCTGCTTGAAATGCTCGAGACGATTGGCAGGCCCGCTTATTCGGATGACCTTGACGTCATACTTGTCAGGTCGCCGCGTGGCACTGTAAAGCTGTTTGCCGGCGGGCAAATATACGCATCTTCAAGTAATAAAGAACAGGCTGCCCGCCTGTTCGAGGATGCAGTTAGGCAGGTGTTGCGTGCTTCGCTCTGTACGAAGTGCGGGATATGCGTTAAGTCTTGCCCCGGTAAGGCGATAAGGCTTGATGGCCATATCCATGTGGATGGTCAAAAATGTAACCACTGTGGCAGGTGTACGGAAGGCTGTGTTGTTGCACGCTACTATAGCCGCCTCATCGAGAAACCAAAAAATATATCCCCTAAATAA
- the mch gene encoding methenyltetrahydromethanopterin cyclohydrolase, giving the protein MVIILANNYRDISINDISYDIVGDMIDYPDDYKVEVHTLGNDSIVVDCGVKAKGGYEAGLAFTQICMGGLSSPSITHKKLKHEIFYPFIEVYTDYPTLACLAAQKAGWRISQEGYFAMGSGPARALALKPKHTYEVIEYEDDSDFAVIALEASALPSEKVMDYIASECGVETSNVVAIVAPTNSLVGSIQIAGRVVEVAVYKLNEMGFDTRHIISAFGSAPIPPVKKDPAVAMGTTNDASIYHGSVTLTVDGGNIKDFVAKVPSSSSKDYGRPFYTVFKEAKFDFYKLDPSIFAPAEIIVNDVSVGETYVAGGINADVTMESFGFKKV; this is encoded by the coding sequence ATGGTGATTATCCTGGCCAACAATTACAGGGATATTAGCATCAACGATATTTCTTATGACATCGTCGGAGATATGATAGACTATCCTGACGATTACAAGGTTGAGGTCCACACTCTGGGTAATGATTCCATCGTTGTAGACTGTGGAGTTAAGGCGAAGGGCGGCTACGAGGCCGGCCTGGCGTTCACGCAGATATGCATGGGCGGCCTCTCTTCGCCGTCGATTACGCATAAAAAGCTCAAGCACGAGATCTTTTACCCGTTCATCGAGGTGTACACGGATTACCCGACCCTTGCGTGCCTCGCCGCGCAGAAGGCTGGCTGGAGGATCAGCCAGGAAGGCTACTTTGCGATGGGGAGCGGCCCGGCCCGTGCCCTGGCGCTCAAGCCGAAGCACACCTACGAAGTGATCGAGTACGAGGACGACAGCGACTTCGCCGTGATTGCGCTCGAGGCGAGCGCGCTTCCGAGCGAGAAGGTAATGGACTATATTGCCAGCGAGTGTGGCGTGGAAACGTCTAACGTGGTCGCCATAGTGGCCCCCACCAACAGCCTGGTCGGCTCGATCCAGATAGCAGGCCGGGTGGTCGAAGTTGCCGTATATAAGCTTAACGAGATGGGCTTCGATACGAGGCATATCATTAGCGCATTCGGGAGCGCGCCCATCCCGCCCGTCAAGAAGGACCCGGCGGTGGCCATGGGCACGACCAACGACGCCTCGATCTATCATGGCAGCGTGACGCTGACCGTTGATGGCGGCAACATCAAGGACTTCGTGGCAAAGGTCCCCTCCTCGAGCTCTAAGGACTATGGCAGGCCGTTCTATACGGTTTTCAAGGAGGCCAAGTTCGACTTCTATAAGCTTGACCCGTCGATATTCGCCCCTGCCGAGATTATCGTTAATGACGTCTCCGTGGGCGAAACCTATGTGGCAGGCGGCATAAACGCCGACGTGACCATGGAGTCCTTTGGCTTTAAAAAAGTGTAA
- a CDS encoding FAD-dependent oxidoreductase, which yields MSRVIVIGAGITGAGIARDLSLRGVEVTLLERNAPASGATGRCHGLLHSGARYAVSDPRAAIECAKENLILKKIAPYYVEDTGGLFLAINEDEAAYGDRLLDACRRASIPMEELSCEESPNKHAVRCLSTNDAAIDPFLLTLANLYDARRNGAIIRTGAGVELIEDGRVRLDDGNKARADVIINATGHECSSLKKDTRLQVRPDKGTILVTERRVCDVVLNRMRPPSDGDIIVPSHTTSLIGTTSAPSSSTVPAREEYRMLMREAVALLPSLKGTRIIRAFSGVRPLIGSGEGRSLSRDYRLEADNGIITVAGGKLTTYRLIAEKAADMAMRLLGERGECRTREPLPNILRDAPARDILCNCEQAAGRLIEMDFLRPADLWKYNRIGFGACQGMRCAKNAGRERELLEERWKGVKPVLDDVQLRQSYLTWASYMSRLGSSK from the coding sequence ATGAGCCGTGTAATCGTTATAGGTGCGGGCATCACGGGCGCGGGCATAGCGAGAGACCTCTCGTTAAGGGGAGTAGAGGTTACTTTGCTGGAGAGGAATGCTCCTGCGTCCGGGGCAACCGGCCGCTGTCATGGCCTATTGCATTCTGGCGCCAGGTATGCGGTAAGCGACCCGCGGGCGGCGATAGAGTGCGCAAAGGAGAACCTGATCCTTAAGAAGATCGCCCCTTATTATGTTGAGGATACAGGTGGGCTTTTCCTTGCCATAAATGAGGATGAGGCGGCTTATGGGGATAGGCTGCTAGACGCTTGCCGGCGAGCGTCCATTCCGATGGAGGAGCTATCGTGTGAGGAGTCCCCGAATAAGCACGCCGTGAGGTGCCTTTCTACCAATGACGCCGCCATAGACCCATTTTTATTGACCCTGGCCAACCTCTACGATGCAAGGAGAAATGGGGCCATAATTCGTACCGGAGCCGGGGTTGAGTTAATCGAGGATGGGCGCGTCAGGCTGGACGATGGTAATAAGGCGAGAGCTGATGTTATCATTAATGCGACAGGCCACGAGTGTAGCTCCTTAAAGAAAGATACACGCTTGCAGGTACGGCCAGATAAGGGCACGATACTTGTCACTGAGCGGAGGGTGTGTGACGTGGTGCTTAACCGCATGAGGCCTCCGTCGGATGGAGACATAATCGTCCCGAGCCACACGACTTCGCTGATTGGCACGACGTCAGCGCCATCATCGAGCACCGTTCCCGCGCGGGAGGAGTACCGCATGCTCATGCGTGAGGCAGTAGCCCTGTTGCCATCCCTTAAAGGCACGAGGATCATCCGCGCCTTCTCGGGCGTTCGGCCGCTCATCGGGAGCGGGGAAGGCAGGTCGCTATCAAGGGATTACCGGCTCGAGGCCGATAATGGCATAATAACCGTGGCTGGGGGCAAGCTCACGACCTACCGGCTCATTGCAGAAAAAGCGGCAGACATGGCAATGAGGCTGCTAGGCGAGAGGGGAGAGTGCAGGACCAGAGAGCCTTTGCCGAACATCCTGAGAGATGCCCCTGCCAGGGACATATTGTGTAATTGTGAGCAGGCTGCTGGCAGGCTTATTGAGATGGATTTCCTAAGGCCCGCCGACCTGTGGAAGTATAACCGCATAGGCTTCGGCGCATGCCAGGGCATGCGCTGCGCTAAAAATGCGGGTCGGGAGAGGGAATTGCTGGAAGAGCGATGGAAAGGCGTTAAGCCCGTGCTGGACGACGTACAATTGAGGCAATCATACCTTACGTGGGCGTCATACATGTCTCGCCTGGGGTCTTCCAAATGA
- a CDS encoding GNAT family N-acetyltransferase, producing MAKKSKEWADLVIERETIYHIMTEHFRDTCFIAEERGEMIGYLLGFRSQARPEEALIHLIQVAPHMRGNGIGRRLFNQFQYTVKKMGCKRIVAITKPENNYCNRFHKAMGFNVVEAGEAIEVNGVRAIKDYNGPGKHMVLWHKNI from the coding sequence GTGGCAAAAAAGTCAAAGGAGTGGGCGGATCTCGTCATCGAAAGAGAGACCATATACCACATAATGACCGAGCATTTCAGGGATACGTGCTTCATCGCGGAGGAGAGGGGCGAGATGATAGGCTACCTGCTTGGCTTCAGGTCGCAGGCACGGCCCGAAGAGGCCTTAATTCACCTCATACAGGTGGCGCCTCACATGCGGGGAAATGGCATCGGGCGCCGGCTCTTCAACCAGTTCCAGTATACAGTTAAAAAGATGGGCTGCAAAAGGATAGTCGCTATCACCAAGCCCGAGAATAATTACTGTAACAGATTCCATAAGGCAATGGGGTTTAACGTGGTGGAAGCGGGAGAGGCCATCGAGGTCAACGGGGTGCGGGCGATAAAGGACTATAACGGGCCGGGAAAGCATATGGTCCTGTGGCATAAGAATATATGA
- the thiE gene encoding thiamine phosphate synthase, which translates to MSRTLRYDLYVITDEALSHGLSHVEIARRAVEGGADVIQLRDKGMSGKGLTKCALEIREVTRKAGALFIVNDRLDVALASGADGVHLGQDDIPASSARAISPPGFIIGVSVGNVEEAVQAERDGADYVGLGPICHTASKSDAGPACGFDVIASVKKAVSIPVVAIGGLGPQNAGKAIEAGADGIAVISAVVGQADIAGAARRLKYIIVEAKHRKGYQG; encoded by the coding sequence GTGAGTAGAACCTTAAGGTATGACCTGTACGTTATAACTGATGAGGCCTTATCCCATGGCCTTTCTCACGTAGAGATAGCGCGCAGGGCAGTAGAGGGCGGCGCAGACGTAATCCAGCTAAGGGATAAGGGCATGAGTGGTAAAGGCCTGACTAAGTGTGCTTTAGAAATCAGGGAGGTTACGAGAAAGGCTGGAGCGCTTTTTATAGTTAATGATAGGCTGGACGTGGCGCTGGCAAGCGGCGCGGACGGGGTGCACCTGGGCCAGGATGACATTCCGGCGAGCAGCGCAAGGGCGATAAGCCCGCCTGGCTTTATAATTGGAGTTTCCGTGGGCAACGTTGAAGAGGCCGTCCAGGCTGAAAGGGATGGGGCCGACTACGTGGGCCTGGGGCCTATATGCCATACAGCCTCTAAAAGCGATGCAGGCCCAGCCTGTGGCTTTGACGTTATAGCCAGCGTTAAGAAGGCTGTATCCATCCCCGTCGTGGCAATTGGCGGCCTGGGGCCCCAGAATGCGGGAAAGGCGATAGAGGCGGGCGCCGATGGCATCGCCGTAATCTCGGCCGTCGTCGGCCAGGCAGATATAGCAGGGGCGGCGAGGCGGCTGAAGTATATCATCGTAGAGGCGAAGCATCGAAAAGGCTATCAAGGGTAA